GGAGCTCAGATAACAGAGATAATGCCAGGCCAGCTGCAAAGACCCGAACAGCACCAGCGCCAGCACCAGCATCCACCCTCCATACATATGGAGTGGCTGAAAATGGTAGATCACCGACAACACGAAAAATGAAAAAATGACCGATGTGCCTATACGGACGGCACTTTCCTTGCCACCGAGAAACCTGTTCAGGTAGTAAATCTCCACCAGGAAAGAAGAAAACAGGGAGGTAAAAATAAAGATAATTACCCTTACCAGGTGGATCTCGCCCAGCTCCTCACTTGCCGGCAGAAACCCGTAAAGGGCGTAATGGGCCAGGATCAGAGCAAGACATGCCGCTACCGCATCCCCGGTTATCAAGATTAGGACCCTTTTGACCATGAGCTAATTCCTTTTTTCAGACCTGCGCAACTGGGCAAGTATGTTTTTTGCCTGGTCCTGTTCGGGGAATTTTCCCAGCTGAAGGGCCTTCTTCAGCTTCAATCCGGCCTGGACTTCATTTCCGGTTTCCATGAGGGCTAAAGCCAGATGATACTGGGCATAGCCATTATTCGGCAGTCTCTCGGCCGCCTTTTGCAATAGTTCGAGGGCATGGGGCTTTTGCCCGTTTTTGAGCAGAACGTAACCAAGGGTTTCCATCACGGCAGGATTGGAGGGTTGAAGCTTGTATGCCCTCATGGCCAGACGTTCGGCCTCACTGAGGCTGCCATAACCGTCGGCATAGAGACAGGCCAGATTATTCAGCGCCTGGACATAGTTTTCCGACTTTTCCAGGGCTGCCCGGTATTTTGCCGCCGCCTCTTTCTTTTGTCCCGACTGGTCCAGCAATACCCCCTGTGCGTACAATGCAGGAGCATAGTCGGGTTTGTTCCGCGCCGCTTCGGTAAATGCTGCCATGGCTGCCTTGTTGTCCTTGTTTCCTGCATTCAGATCACCCAGTATCATCAGGGTTTCAATATTCCATTGATCCCCTTCGCCCCCTCTTTTCAACATATCGCCGGTGGCTGTCGGACCCAGGCCGGTCGCTGCCTTGAGTTCCCTCACTCCCTCTTCATTCATCCCCTTCGCCAGATATCCCCTGCCGAGGACGTTATGGGCAAAGGCATGGCCTGGGTCAATCTGCAAGACCTTCCGGATTTCACCGATAGCATCATCGGCCCGCCCCTGCCTGAGAAGTATCAAGCTGTTGAGGACGCGAGCCTGGACAAATGACGGGTTATAATCGATTATTCTTCTGAACTGGCTGAGGGCATTCTCCAGTTCACCATGGCAATAGAGGCTAAGCCCGAGAAAGTAATACCCTTCCATGGATGGTTGTTTTTTCAGGGATTCCTGCAAAAGTGCGATAGCTTCCGTGTAATTCTTCGTATAGTACTGGACAAGCCCCTGCAACCGGCTCCCCTCACCCTTGTCCGGAAAGGTTTTCACCAGGTAAGCTGCCAGTTTCCGGGCCTTTTCCACATCATGCTTGTCCAGATAGACAAGGCCCATTTTGTAAGGTGCAACCGGGTCGGCCTTATCGAAACCGGCAATCTGCTGATACAGCTCAAGGGCTCTGTCGCTGTTGCCCATGGTATTCTCAAGTGCTGCCATAAGGTAGCAGGCCTTGCTGTTTTTCGGCTCCATGGCCAGTGTTTCCTCAAGCTGCCGCCTTGCTTCCGGGTGCTTCCGCCAGGCCATGTAGATACCTGCAAGGGCAAGTTTTACGCCGGTGTTTTTTGTGTCCCCCTGCATGGATTGCAGCAGGTAGCGTTCGGCCTGTTCAAGGTTTTTCTGCAGGGCATAGCTTTCTCCGATCAAGCCCAGCGCCTCTGCGGTA
This region of Geotalea daltonii FRC-32 genomic DNA includes:
- a CDS encoding tetratricopeptide repeat protein, whose translation is MLKFLVLLVLIFILPGCSSKAKEELYAEGISQIGKGNAGGAIVLLKNALEKDPEYLSARYQLALAYVKANKHEQAEKEFLQVLEQNPAKSTVHLDLARLYNTMGKPEQARAEVEEYLKSNGRTAEALGLIGESYALQKNLEQAERYLLQSMQGDTKNTGVKLALAGIYMAWRKHPEARRQLEETLAMEPKNSKACYLMAALENTMGNSDRALELYQQIAGFDKADPVAPYKMGLVYLDKHDVEKARKLAAYLVKTFPDKGEGSRLQGLVQYYTKNYTEAIALLQESLKKQPSMEGYYFLGLSLYCHGELENALSQFRRIIDYNPSFVQARVLNSLILLRQGRADDAIGEIRKVLQIDPGHAFAHNVLGRGYLAKGMNEEGVRELKAATGLGPTATGDMLKRGGEGDQWNIETLMILGDLNAGNKDNKAAMAAFTEAARNKPDYAPALYAQGVLLDQSGQKKEAAAKYRAALEKSENYVQALNNLACLYADGYGSLSEAERLAMRAYKLQPSNPAVMETLGYVLLKNGQKPHALELLQKAAERLPNNGYAQYHLALALMETGNEVQAGLKLKKALQLGKFPEQDQAKNILAQLRRSEKRN